In a genomic window of Allomeiothermus silvanus DSM 9946:
- a CDS encoding DegV family protein yields MRIALVTDSTSDLQTRAQEMGVEVVPLYVNFQGKVLKDWLEVKPADIFRGVSAGAALPSSSQPSPADFKAAYERALQKADQVLSIHISSKLSGTLQSAILAAQDFPGRIVVFDSLAASMGIGMMVERAHEMLAQGADLSQVLVELERIRADNIVRFTLATLEYLKKNGRIGGAQAFLGSLLGIKPILTLKEGRVEAAGRARGEKKALAEMVDAFKTWAAGRQKIRVYYLYNADPQAVDAFKREVAASGLPVEVRATSEVGGVISTHTGPGVYGFYAYSL; encoded by the coding sequence ATGCGCATAGCTTTAGTCACTGACTCGACCTCTGACCTTCAGACCCGGGCCCAAGAGATGGGTGTGGAGGTGGTGCCGCTATACGTCAACTTCCAGGGGAAAGTGCTCAAGGACTGGCTCGAGGTCAAACCTGCTGATATCTTCCGAGGGGTGAGCGCGGGGGCGGCCCTGCCTTCTTCCTCCCAGCCCTCTCCCGCTGACTTCAAGGCAGCCTACGAGCGGGCTTTACAGAAAGCCGACCAGGTACTTTCCATCCATATCTCCTCCAAGCTTTCCGGTACCCTTCAGTCGGCCATTCTAGCGGCTCAAGACTTTCCCGGCAGGATCGTAGTCTTTGACTCATTAGCAGCCAGTATGGGCATTGGGATGATGGTTGAGCGAGCCCACGAGATGCTCGCCCAGGGGGCCGACCTGAGCCAAGTATTGGTGGAGCTCGAGCGCATCCGCGCCGACAATATCGTGCGGTTTACCCTGGCCACGCTGGAATACCTCAAGAAGAACGGACGCATCGGCGGGGCCCAGGCTTTTCTGGGCAGCCTCTTGGGCATCAAGCCGATCCTGACCCTCAAGGAGGGCCGGGTCGAGGCCGCCGGGCGGGCCCGGGGTGAGAAGAAAGCCCTGGCCGAAATGGTAGATGCTTTCAAGACCTGGGCCGCAGGTCGGCAAAAGATCCGCGTCTACTACCTCTACAACGCCGATCCCCAGGCCGTAGATGCCTTCAAACGGGAAGTGGCAGCTTCTGGGCTGCCGGTAGAGGTACGGGCTACCAGCGAGGTGGGGGGGGTCATCTCCACCCATACCGGGCCGGGCGTGTACGGGTTTTACGCCTATAGCCTATGA
- the mqnP gene encoding menaquinone biosynthesis prenyltransferase MqnP, with protein sequence MAARLRTYLELVRFEHTLFALPFAYGGMLLAKPGWPGLQIFLWITVAMVGARTAAMALNRLIDWRIDARNPRTAQRHLPRGAVKPLEVITLSVVGILFLTLAAFNLNPLTAKLLPVAVFFLVGYSYTKRFTWLCHYWLGLTIGAASAGGWIAVTGSFEPATFALWAGVALWLAGFDILYATQDFQFDRENRIYSIPAKFGIAQALKIARFTHLGTWLFFVLTGILTGAGWVYFLGMLFVGAVLWYEHHLVQPDDLSKVDQAFFQANVVVSIGMLVIIALETWL encoded by the coding sequence ATGGCTGCGCGCCTTCGTACTTACCTCGAGCTAGTCCGTTTCGAGCACACCCTGTTTGCCCTGCCTTTTGCCTATGGAGGAATGTTGCTGGCCAAGCCGGGGTGGCCCGGTTTACAGATCTTCCTCTGGATCACGGTGGCGATGGTCGGAGCCCGCACCGCGGCGATGGCCCTAAACCGGCTCATCGACTGGCGAATTGACGCGCGGAATCCGCGCACTGCCCAACGGCACCTGCCCAGGGGAGCGGTCAAGCCGCTCGAGGTGATCACCCTCTCGGTTGTGGGAATCCTTTTTCTTACCCTAGCCGCCTTCAACCTCAACCCACTCACCGCTAAACTCTTGCCGGTGGCGGTGTTTTTCTTGGTCGGCTACAGCTATACCAAGCGCTTTACCTGGCTTTGCCACTACTGGCTCGGTCTCACCATCGGCGCGGCTTCGGCGGGCGGCTGGATCGCCGTCACCGGTTCCTTCGAGCCCGCGACTTTCGCCCTGTGGGCCGGGGTGGCGCTCTGGCTGGCGGGGTTCGATATCCTCTATGCCACCCAGGACTTTCAGTTTGACCGGGAGAACCGCATCTACAGCATCCCGGCCAAGTTTGGCATCGCCCAGGCGCTCAAGATCGCCCGCTTTACCCATCTGGGAACTTGGTTGTTCTTCGTTCTGACCGGGATTCTGACCGGGGCAGGCTGGGTCTACTTCCTGGGGATGCTCTTCGTGGGTGCGGTGCTGTGGTACGAGCACCACCTAGTGCAACCCGATGACCTTTCCAAGGTGGACCAAGCCTTTTTCCAGGCTAATGTGGTGGTGAGCATCGGGATGCTGGTCATCATCGCGCTCGAGACCTGGCTGTGA
- the dtd gene encoding D-aminoacyl-tRNA deacylase, whose product MRAVVQRVAEARVLVDGQVVGQIERGFLVLLGVRRGDTPEDAAYLARKIAALRVFPDPQGRMNLSLAEVGGEVLVVSQFTLYADTRKGNRPSFIEAASPDEGKRLYSQCIDFLLREGIHVETGVFQAQMQVHLVNDGPVTIFLDSQDRHRPSRS is encoded by the coding sequence ATGCGTGCCGTCGTTCAACGGGTTGCAGAAGCTCGGGTTCTCGTGGATGGCCAAGTGGTCGGCCAGATTGAGCGGGGGTTCTTGGTGTTGCTGGGGGTCCGGCGTGGCGACACCCCAGAGGACGCCGCCTATCTGGCCCGCAAGATCGCAGCCTTGCGGGTCTTTCCAGACCCCCAGGGCCGGATGAACCTGTCCCTAGCTGAGGTAGGCGGGGAGGTGTTGGTGGTGAGCCAGTTCACCCTCTACGCCGACACCCGCAAGGGTAACCGCCCTAGCTTTATCGAGGCAGCCTCCCCCGATGAGGGGAAGCGGCTTTACAGCCAGTGTATAGACTTCCTGCTGCGCGAAGGGATCCACGTCGAGACCGGGGTCTTCCAAGCACAGATGCAAGTGCACCTGGTCAACGACGGGCCAGTGACGATCTTTCTGGATTCACAAGATCGCCATCGCCCCAGCCGCTCCTGA
- a CDS encoding DegV family protein: MNVAFVADSTLGLSPQEALEREIHLVPQQVVIQGKSYRDYFEITPQQVTQAQLAGQAVSTSQVAPADFEAKYEELLHRFERVVSVHVSGKLSGTVATAKLIAGKFAGRVQVLDSLSLNAGLGYVLEEARKKLKEGVPIERLEEAIAPLRERVCGYVLPDTLTYLHRSGRIGGLQSLVGNLLKILPVLEVKGGVVNPTDRVRGFYRGLSTLVERFHQAFPQGARFTLAHSSNAKGLEELRRMLRQEGLVYDGERDAGAAVSAHTGPGTIAIFGAPR; encoded by the coding sequence ATGAACGTAGCCTTTGTCGCTGACTCCACCCTGGGGCTTTCTCCTCAAGAAGCCCTCGAGCGGGAAATCCACCTGGTTCCCCAACAAGTCGTGATACAGGGGAAGAGCTACCGCGATTACTTTGAGATCACCCCCCAGCAAGTCACCCAGGCGCAGCTAGCGGGCCAGGCCGTCAGCACTAGCCAGGTGGCCCCCGCCGACTTCGAGGCCAAGTACGAAGAACTACTACACCGCTTTGAGCGGGTGGTCTCGGTGCATGTGTCGGGCAAGCTTTCCGGCACGGTCGCCACCGCCAAACTGATCGCGGGGAAATTCGCCGGGCGGGTTCAGGTCCTGGACTCGTTGAGCCTGAACGCGGGGCTCGGCTACGTGCTGGAGGAAGCCCGCAAAAAGCTCAAGGAAGGGGTGCCCATTGAGCGGCTCGAGGAGGCCATCGCCCCTTTGCGTGAGCGGGTATGCGGTTACGTGCTCCCCGACACCCTCACCTACCTTCACCGCAGCGGGCGTATCGGCGGCCTTCAGAGCTTGGTGGGAAATTTGCTCAAGATCCTGCCGGTGCTCGAGGTCAAAGGTGGGGTAGTCAATCCCACCGACCGGGTGCGGGGTTTCTACCGTGGCTTGTCGACTTTGGTCGAGCGCTTCCACCAGGCTTTCCCGCAGGGAGCCCGCTTCACCCTGGCCCACTCCAGCAACGCAAAGGGGCTCGAGGAACTGCGCCGGATGCTCCGCCAGGAAGGCTTAGTTTATGACGGCGAGCGCGATGCCGGGGCAGCGGTCTCGGCCCACACCGGGCCGGGTACGATAGCGATTTTTGGCGCGCCGAGGTAG
- a CDS encoding DeoR/GlpR family DNA-binding transcription regulator — MPSLEATLRHQAILEHLRQEGQVRVSELSKRFAVSAVTIRADLEHLEQQGALRRTRGGAVPAQQRRFELPLEASRQVHAREKERIGRHAAGLVRSGETIILDVGSTTTELARSLSPSLRNVVVVTSALNIALLLESHPGITVVVTGGTLRPLQHSLVNPYGTLLLQEINADKAFIGCNGVHPEKGFTNTNLQEAEVKRAMIEAARETIVLADHSKIMQVATARIAPLGAAQLLVTSSKARPEDLEALRKAGLEIALGT; from the coding sequence ATGCCCTCCCTCGAGGCCACCCTGCGCCACCAAGCCATCCTCGAGCACCTACGCCAAGAAGGACAGGTGCGGGTTTCCGAGCTTTCCAAACGCTTCGCGGTCTCGGCGGTAACGATCCGCGCCGACCTCGAGCACCTCGAGCAACAAGGGGCACTCCGGCGCACTAGGGGGGGTGCGGTCCCAGCCCAGCAGCGACGATTCGAACTCCCGCTCGAGGCCAGCCGCCAAGTCCACGCCCGCGAGAAGGAGCGGATCGGACGCCACGCTGCGGGCCTAGTTCGTAGTGGAGAAACCATCATCTTAGACGTGGGAAGCACCACCACTGAGTTAGCCCGGAGCCTATCGCCAAGCCTGCGGAACGTGGTGGTGGTAACGAGCGCCCTCAATATTGCCCTGTTGCTGGAGTCGCATCCCGGTATCACCGTGGTGGTGACTGGCGGAACCCTGCGGCCCTTACAGCACTCCCTGGTGAACCCCTACGGGACCCTGCTCTTGCAGGAGATCAACGCCGATAAAGCCTTCATCGGCTGCAACGGGGTACACCCCGAGAAAGGCTTTACCAACACCAACCTGCAAGAGGCTGAGGTAAAGCGGGCCATGATCGAAGCAGCCCGTGAGACCATCGTTCTGGCGGACCATTCCAAAATCATGCAGGTGGCGACCGCGCGCATTGCTCCGCTGGGGGCTGCCCAGCTCCTCGTAACCAGTTCGAAAGCCCGGCCTGAAGACTTAGAGGCCCTGCGCAAGGCTGGGCTCGAGATCGCGTTAGGTACGTAA
- a CDS encoding pyridoxal-phosphate-dependent aminotransferase family protein, whose amino-acid sequence MSVYRNRLLTPGPVELHPKALEALSRPQLHHRTDEARAFFQAAREGLKQAWNTEGEVLLLTGSGTLAMEALVLNLFAPGERVWVPVHGKFSERWAEIAESLGLEVVRKDLEWGRVVKPEMVEELSGPFHGALLTHSESSTGAQNDVRTLAQTFKSRFPNALVVADMVTSLLISPVALEAWGIDAAASGSQKGTMCPPGLGYAALSPRALERLKPRGYYMNLAKERKAQAEGESAWTPAINLVAAVAGVLGQVLPGLEEHLRLKARQTELLYRAGESVGLKPVPEVKSPATTCFYLPEGFRYAQVKEAFARRGATIIGGQGILKGKIFRISLMGYSDIYDAYAVAELMKDALQSLG is encoded by the coding sequence ATGTCGGTATACCGAAACCGCCTCCTCACCCCCGGCCCGGTCGAACTCCATCCCAAAGCCCTCGAGGCCCTCTCCCGCCCGCAACTCCACCACCGCACCGACGAGGCCAGGGCGTTCTTCCAAGCTGCCCGTGAGGGCCTCAAGCAGGCTTGGAACACCGAGGGTGAGGTGCTCCTCCTCACCGGCTCGGGCACCCTCGCCATGGAAGCACTGGTACTCAACCTCTTTGCCCCCGGCGAGCGGGTCTGGGTGCCGGTGCATGGCAAGTTTTCCGAGCGCTGGGCAGAGATCGCCGAAAGTCTGGGGCTCGAGGTGGTGCGGAAAGACCTCGAGTGGGGTCGGGTGGTGAAGCCGGAGATGGTAGAGGAGTTATCCGGCCCCTTCCACGGGGCACTGCTCACCCACTCAGAATCTTCCACAGGAGCCCAGAACGACGTCCGGACGCTGGCTCAGACCTTCAAATCTCGCTTTCCCAACGCGCTGGTGGTGGCCGACATGGTGACGAGCCTGCTGATTTCGCCGGTCGCGCTCGAGGCCTGGGGGATTGACGCCGCCGCCTCGGGTTCGCAGAAAGGGACCATGTGCCCACCGGGGCTCGGTTACGCCGCGCTCTCGCCCAGGGCGCTCGAGCGCCTCAAACCTAGAGGCTACTACATGAACCTGGCGAAGGAGCGCAAGGCGCAAGCCGAGGGGGAGTCGGCCTGGACCCCAGCCATCAACCTGGTGGCGGCGGTGGCAGGGGTGCTGGGGCAGGTGTTGCCGGGGCTCGAGGAGCACCTCCGCCTCAAGGCCCGTCAGACCGAGTTGCTCTATAGGGCCGGGGAGTCAGTGGGGCTCAAACCCGTCCCCGAGGTCAAAAGCCCAGCCACCACCTGCTTTTACTTGCCCGAAGGGTTCAGGTACGCCCAGGTGAAGGAGGCCTTCGCCCGGCGCGGGGCCACCATCATCGGCGGGCAGGGAATTCTCAAGGGGAAGATCTTTCGAATTTCGCTGATGGGATACTCGGATATCTATGACGCCTACGCAGTAGCCGAGCTGATGAAAGACGCGCTTCAATCGCTGGGCTAA
- a CDS encoding carbohydrate ABC transporter permease: MQTAPRSSRNPKRATSLYQARWLVVFLGLPLLLYSVWVIYPFVRTFTLAFASYDGLSPAQWIGWQNFREMFQTEAFRLALWHNLIWILIFITVPTSAGLGLAMVLNQGVRFDRFLKIAYYLPLVLAPVVTAMVWGWIYHPQQGLVNTVIAGFLGVLKTLGFNVNPEDARNIGWLGDPKLALLSVIGAAVWRQVGYVMVLYLAGLKTLDAEVLEAARVDGAEGFNLFRYMIFPMLAPVTTVVVVISIVDSLRSFDLVNVMTNGGPFNSSEVLANYMVKTAFHDYRQGYAAAVAVILFLITFVFTLIYLRQVMRQEERNL; encoded by the coding sequence GTGCAAACCGCACCCCGGTCCAGCCGGAACCCCAAGAGGGCCACGAGCCTTTACCAGGCCAGGTGGCTGGTGGTATTCTTGGGACTCCCGCTGCTTTTATACTCGGTGTGGGTAATTTATCCATTCGTCCGCACCTTCACCCTGGCCTTTGCTAGCTACGACGGCCTCTCCCCCGCCCAGTGGATCGGCTGGCAAAACTTCCGCGAGATGTTCCAAACGGAAGCCTTTCGCTTAGCCTTATGGCACAACCTGATCTGGATCCTGATCTTCATCACCGTGCCCACCTCTGCCGGGCTGGGCTTGGCTATGGTACTTAACCAGGGGGTTCGCTTCGATCGTTTCCTAAAAATCGCTTACTACTTACCACTGGTGCTGGCTCCGGTGGTGACGGCGATGGTCTGGGGCTGGATCTACCATCCCCAGCAGGGCCTGGTCAACACCGTGATCGCCGGATTTTTGGGTGTGTTGAAGACGCTAGGATTCAACGTCAATCCCGAAGACGCCAGGAATATCGGCTGGCTGGGGGATCCTAAGCTGGCTTTGCTCTCGGTGATTGGGGCCGCGGTATGGCGGCAGGTGGGCTACGTGATGGTGCTCTATCTGGCCGGGCTCAAGACCCTCGACGCAGAGGTGCTCGAGGCGGCCCGGGTAGACGGAGCCGAGGGCTTCAATCTCTTCCGCTACATGATCTTTCCCATGTTGGCCCCGGTGACTACGGTGGTGGTAGTGATCTCCATCGTAGACAGCCTGCGCAGCTTCGACCTGGTGAACGTGATGACCAACGGAGGACCCTTCAACAGCTCGGAGGTACTCGCCAATTACATGGTCAAGACTGCTTTCCACGACTACCGCCAGGGTTACGCTGCAGCGGTGGCGGTGATCCTCTTTCTGATCACCTTTGTATTCACCCTGATCTACCTGCGCCAAGTCATGCGGCAAGAAGAAAGGAACCTATGA
- a CDS encoding ROK family transcriptional regulator, which yields MSPSRKGDPLEMKRINRRAILEALKGSRSLTRAELARRLGLTKSTISSLMDQLVSEGLVLSRGDTLRPKSQLGRPGVEVGLNPAGAVALGAELGVENSVVLAVDWTGTLLFREEWGADPRTPLSERLERLTQVTRHALQRHPEALGLGLALPGVVDARGWLHYAPNLGWRDFSVAEALQARLPFPVHIENDANSSAAGEVFFTPRQGQLAYLMLGTGLGVGLVHAGTVLRGANGAFGEVGHWLGSSPKRCRCGRVSCLETEVSLRAMLEHYHALGGKAKDFWEVLKQAQTGHRLAVESLAELGRALGRLIANLAVAYDPERVVLGGAGAEAWDYLQQPLRQAVEEHAFLRQHQRLEVQPSLFGHLAPAMGAAALVLHSFLASGGLREHPASPVAMQGK from the coding sequence ATGTCCCCGAGCCGTAAAGGCGATCCCCTGGAGATGAAGCGGATCAACCGCAGGGCGATCTTGGAAGCCCTCAAGGGCTCGAGGTCGCTTACCCGGGCGGAGCTGGCGCGGCGCTTGGGCCTCACCAAAAGCACTATCTCCTCGCTGATGGACCAGTTAGTAAGCGAGGGGCTGGTGCTTTCCCGAGGGGATACGCTGCGACCGAAATCCCAGCTGGGGAGGCCAGGTGTGGAGGTTGGGCTCAACCCCGCTGGGGCGGTGGCCCTGGGGGCCGAACTGGGGGTGGAGAACTCGGTGGTGCTGGCGGTGGACTGGACCGGGACCCTCCTCTTCCGTGAAGAGTGGGGTGCTGACCCCCGGACTCCTTTGTCAGAACGCCTCGAGCGCCTCACCCAGGTCACCCGACATGCCCTACAACGGCATCCGGAGGCCTTGGGTCTGGGGTTGGCCCTGCCTGGTGTGGTAGATGCTCGAGGGTGGCTACACTACGCCCCCAACCTGGGTTGGCGCGACTTTAGCGTGGCCGAGGCGCTGCAAGCCCGGCTTCCCTTCCCGGTCCACATCGAGAACGACGCCAATAGCTCGGCCGCGGGTGAGGTGTTTTTCACCCCCCGGCAAGGCCAGCTGGCCTACTTGATGCTAGGCACCGGGCTAGGGGTAGGGTTGGTGCATGCGGGGACGGTGCTCCGTGGGGCGAACGGGGCCTTCGGCGAGGTGGGGCACTGGCTGGGCTCGAGCCCCAAGCGTTGCCGCTGCGGTCGGGTGAGTTGCCTCGAGACCGAGGTGAGCCTGCGGGCCATGCTCGAGCACTACCATGCTTTGGGGGGAAAGGCCAAGGATTTCTGGGAAGTCTTGAAGCAGGCGCAGACCGGTCATCGCTTGGCCGTAGAATCCCTCGCGGAGTTGGGCCGGGCCCTGGGCAGGCTGATCGCCAACCTGGCAGTGGCCTACGACCCTGAGCGGGTGGTGTTGGGCGGGGCTGGGGCTGAGGCTTGGGATTATCTCCAGCAGCCTTTGCGTCAGGCCGTCGAGGAGCATGCTTTTTTACGCCAACACCAAAGGCTTGAGGTCCAGCCCAGCCTATTCGGTCACCTGGCCCCGGCGATGGGCGCAGCGGCTTTGGTGCTGCACTCGTTTTTGGCATCCGGGGGGTTGCGGGAGCACCCCGCCTCCCCTGTTGCAATGCAGGGAAAGTAA
- the serA gene encoding phosphoglycerate dehydrogenase: MWQVLVTDEMRLGEIKNPEVRLDYRPNMPREEILRVIGKYDAIITRSRTQVDSELLEAGTRLKVVGRGGVGVDNVDLEAASRRGVLVVNVPEANTRSAAELAWALLLAVARGLVESDQKIREGKWDRKYLGLELDRKTLGIVGLGRIGGQVARFAKAFDMRVLAYDPYIPRTRAETLGVELLDDLADMLRQSNFLTVHTPLTEETRGMIGRRELYLLPKGAVVVNAARGGIIDEKALLEVLEEGHLFGAGLDVFAEEPPGAEHPLVQHRKVTHTAHLGANTVEAQDRVGEAVLERVIETLRGNLAHALNTGFDPEGLEALRGWLPLGEALGKLLAQITGGRPQTVEVGFYGEFEKNPEPVASAVAKGLLSRVLGVGDVNLVSAKPLLKERGIELVTRQSEQAQDYRQVLEVRLETDRETRRVRGTVMGGKPRLVGVDDYRLEVVPEGFMLICTNRDQPGVVGKVGTLLGGSGVNIAGMQLGRDAPGGKALFVLAIDERPSEEVLDALRGLDVLERVDLAEL; the protein is encoded by the coding sequence ATGTGGCAGGTGCTCGTGACCGATGAAATGCGGCTTGGGGAGATCAAAAACCCCGAGGTTCGGCTGGATTACCGCCCCAACATGCCCCGCGAGGAGATCCTGCGGGTCATCGGCAAGTACGACGCGATCATCACCCGTAGCCGTACTCAGGTGGACTCCGAGCTGCTCGAGGCCGGAACCCGTCTAAAAGTGGTGGGGCGCGGCGGGGTGGGCGTGGATAACGTGGACCTCGAGGCCGCATCGAGGCGGGGAGTCCTGGTGGTCAATGTACCCGAGGCCAACACCCGCTCTGCGGCCGAGCTAGCTTGGGCCCTGCTGCTAGCTGTTGCCCGTGGCCTGGTCGAGTCTGACCAAAAAATCCGCGAAGGCAAATGGGACCGCAAGTACCTGGGCCTCGAGCTAGACCGCAAAACCCTGGGCATCGTGGGATTGGGGCGGATCGGCGGACAGGTGGCCCGTTTCGCCAAAGCGTTCGATATGCGGGTGTTGGCTTACGACCCTTACATCCCCCGCACGCGGGCCGAAACCCTAGGGGTCGAACTCCTTGACGACCTGGCGGATATGCTGCGCCAATCGAACTTCCTTACCGTTCATACCCCCCTCACTGAGGAGACCCGCGGCATGATCGGGCGGCGCGAGCTGTACCTGCTGCCTAAGGGAGCGGTAGTGGTGAACGCGGCGCGGGGCGGCATCATCGATGAGAAAGCGCTGCTCGAGGTGCTCGAGGAAGGCCACCTCTTCGGTGCGGGCCTCGACGTGTTCGCAGAAGAGCCGCCAGGGGCCGAGCACCCGCTGGTGCAACATCGCAAGGTGACCCACACCGCCCACCTGGGAGCCAACACCGTGGAGGCCCAAGACCGGGTGGGAGAAGCAGTGCTCGAGCGGGTCATTGAAACCCTACGGGGCAACCTGGCCCACGCCCTCAACACTGGCTTCGATCCGGAAGGCTTGGAGGCCCTAAGGGGGTGGCTGCCGCTGGGCGAGGCCCTGGGCAAGCTGCTGGCTCAGATCACCGGGGGCCGCCCCCAAACGGTAGAGGTGGGATTTTACGGAGAGTTTGAGAAAAACCCTGAGCCGGTAGCCTCTGCGGTGGCTAAAGGCCTCCTCAGCCGGGTGCTGGGGGTAGGGGATGTAAATTTGGTCTCAGCCAAGCCCCTGCTCAAAGAACGCGGCATCGAACTGGTTACCCGTCAGTCCGAGCAGGCCCAGGATTACCGCCAGGTGCTCGAGGTGCGCCTCGAGACCGACCGGGAGACCCGGCGGGTGCGGGGTACGGTGATGGGCGGCAAGCCTCGCTTGGTGGGGGTAGATGATTACCGGCTGGAGGTCGTTCCCGAAGGCTTCATGCTGATCTGCACTAACCGCGACCAGCCCGGCGTGGTAGGCAAGGTCGGCACCCTGCTGGGCGGAAGCGGGGTCAACATCGCCGGGATGCAGCTTGGGCGGGATGCACCGGGCGGGAAAGCCCTCTTCGTGTTGGCGATTGACGAACGCCCCAGCGAAGAGGTCTTGGACGCGCTACGCGGGCTGGACGTGCTCGAGCGGGTGGATTTAGCCGAGCTTTGA
- a CDS encoding ABC transporter substrate-binding protein, whose protein sequence is MKRRMWLIAALGACLLAAGLTQSNLTGRLVYNSNQSDPKPRALDAKIVEAFKKKNPNLQMEFNTVDHETFQNTSIRTYLASDNPPDVLTWFAGNRMRAFSSRGLAADITDVWKSNNWEKVYPKGFQALSKDASGKYVFVPVSYYWWAVYYRKDIFNKLGLKEPKTWDEFLAVCKKLKDAGYTPIVNAAKETWPQGGWFDFLDMRVNGPAFHKDLTDGKIPYTDARVKKVFTYWRQLVDNKYLLENPAAYTWQDAANLMIQGKGAMYLMGDFLRDQYPDDREAAELDFFRFPIIDPKVPIGEEAPTDGYFIPAKAKNMANAKAFLSFLGSKEVAEMAAQDIGRLPVRNDVDVKTLFKDKPHIQKGIALLADADDILQFYDRDTVPEMARIGMDGFVKFLSNPTQADAILADLENQRKRIFGQR, encoded by the coding sequence ATGAAACGAAGGATGTGGTTGATCGCAGCTTTGGGGGCATGCTTGCTGGCCGCGGGTTTGACCCAAAGCAACCTCACCGGCAGGCTGGTCTACAACTCCAACCAGTCAGATCCTAAACCCCGGGCCTTGGACGCCAAGATCGTGGAGGCTTTCAAGAAGAAGAACCCGAACCTCCAGATGGAGTTTAATACCGTAGATCACGAAACCTTCCAGAATACCTCCATCCGCACCTACTTGGCCTCCGATAACCCCCCCGACGTGCTCACTTGGTTCGCTGGGAACCGGATGCGGGCTTTTAGCAGCCGAGGTCTGGCTGCCGACATTACCGACGTGTGGAAGAGCAACAACTGGGAGAAAGTCTACCCCAAGGGCTTCCAGGCGCTCTCCAAAGACGCCAGCGGCAAGTACGTGTTCGTCCCGGTGAGCTACTACTGGTGGGCGGTGTACTACCGCAAAGACATCTTCAACAAGCTGGGGCTCAAAGAACCCAAAACCTGGGACGAGTTCCTGGCGGTATGCAAAAAACTCAAGGACGCCGGCTACACCCCCATCGTCAACGCCGCCAAGGAGACCTGGCCGCAGGGGGGTTGGTTCGACTTCCTGGACATGCGGGTCAACGGCCCCGCTTTCCACAAAGACCTCACCGACGGAAAAATTCCCTACACCGATGCCCGGGTGAAGAAGGTCTTTACCTACTGGCGTCAGCTCGTGGATAACAAGTATCTGCTCGAGAACCCCGCCGCTTACACCTGGCAAGACGCCGCCAACCTGATGATTCAGGGCAAAGGCGCAATGTATCTGATGGGCGACTTCCTGCGCGACCAGTACCCCGACGACCGCGAGGCCGCGGAGCTGGACTTCTTCCGCTTCCCCATCATCGATCCCAAAGTGCCCATCGGCGAAGAAGCCCCCACTGACGGCTACTTCATACCTGCCAAAGCCAAGAACATGGCCAACGCTAAGGCTTTCCTGAGCTTTTTGGGCTCCAAGGAAGTGGCCGAGATGGCTGCCCAGGATATAGGCCGCCTCCCGGTGCGCAACGATGTAGACGTCAAGACCCTCTTCAAGGACAAGCCCCACATCCAAAAGGGAATTGCTCTCCTGGCCGACGCCGACGACATCCTACAGTTCTATGACCGCGACACCGTGCCGGAGATGGCCCGTATCGGAATGGACGGCTTCGTGAAGTTCTTGAGCAATCCCACCCAAGCCGATGCAATCCTGGCTGACCTCGAGAACCAGCGCAAGCGCATCTTCGGGCAACGGTGA